TGTGGGGGGGCCAGGTGGGGCTTCTCCAGCACCCTGTCCATGTTGTAACCCCTCCCTCAAAAGGAGCAGTCCCAGGGGCCATGAGTCTGTTGGGAAGTCCTCTGCTTCCTGCTTCCATGGGTCCTCTTGCCACCATGTGTGTGAGGGGGACTAGGTCAGGGTGGCATGAAGCTGGGACAAGGGTCATGGTCTCTGGAGGAATAGCCGTGGGTGTGTTGTGTGTGCATGGCCGACGTGGGTGCGTACCTGGGGGACCTGGGGGCGTGCCCTCTCCCAGGCTGCGTTCTAATGGCTGTCCTCGTGCTTCTGGGGAAACCCTGCAGTGGAGACCAAGTACCCCCACGAAGCGGCATACGACGCCTTCCTGTGTGGGTCAGGTGAGCGCCACCGCCCCCTTCCAAAGTTGGGGGTGGCTTGCGTCTTCTTTGCAATAATCCCCCACTGTCCCTGGGCACCCCCCGCCCCATTTACTTCCAGGTGGGCGGCCCCTTGGAAGTAAAGCCTGAGTTTGCGTATCACGATAAGGTGGGCGGGTGTGCCTTGGTGTCTGTCACGTTGCTAGCTTCTTCTCTTCCAGTTCTGTTGAAAGTGGCGCACCTGCTCCTGTGGAAGGTACACAGGTGAGTGTCGCTCTCATCCTGTGACCGGTCCGTGGTCGGGGGTGAGCCAGGGCCGCGGGGCGCCCACGCTCTCCCAGAGGAGGAGGATGCGTGTTGTGTAAACAACATGTTCATGAGCAGCGGGCAGCTCGCCTCCATGGGTGGCCTTCCCCCCTGACCCCTGGGctggtccctgccctcctgcctctTGTCCCAGCCTTGGGAAAAGTCCCTGTCAGGCCAGGCCGTGGGTGAGGCTCGGGTCCCAGTGCCGTGTGCCCGCTCCATCTGTTACCCTCCTGTTTCCTCATACCGTGTGAATCACAGTGAGCTGAGAAAACAGAGCTGATCCGGGGGACAGATAATCCGTGCCGGGTTCACAGTcgggctgggggagagggcagggactTGGACTAAGGCACCTGCAGGGGAGGTTCTTAAAACCCCAGACTGGAATCGGAGCCGTGCATTCTCAGGGCCTCAGCCTCCCTGCAGGGCCCTGCTCGTGGGCACCAGCTGCACGTGTGCCTCACGCTCAGCAGCACCACCCTTGCCGCACACGTGTGCCCGGTAGGATACAGCATGCCCGGGGCAGGAGCCAAACAAAGTTGTGTTCTCTGGGGCTGACCTAAAAGTTTTCAGACTGTACCCTGTTCATCTGGGTATTGCCTGCACTTGTCCATTTTGGCAGAGGGTACcatactggcaacccactccaatattctcacctggagaatcccatgggcagaggaacctggcgtgccatggtccatagggtcgcagagagctggacatgactgaagcgactaagcacgcatgcactgTACATAGAAATAGCCTGTGACACGCCGGTGTGAAGCTTGTAACTTGTGAGATGTTGATAGCTTAAGAAAtccaccccctccctgcccccatctctGTCTTCCCTGCACCCTGACAGCGGGGAGCAGTGGAGCCTTTTGGTGCCCTGGTATCTGGGCCTtgcctccttcatttcttttactcCTCACCACCTAACCACCCTCCTTGGTGTAGAGGGGTTCCGCGGCAGCCCAGGCCCTCCTGACCCCATGGCTCCTACTTTCTCGGACGTGTGGCGGGGGCTGGTGACAGAACCAGGCCGTGGGGGGAGGGACGGTCCTTTGGACAAAGTGGGGGGTGATGCCCTCTCGAGGGGCGACAGAAGGGACCTTCCTCTCATTCTCTGACCTGTGGCTGGTGCTCATCAGCCCAGAGGTGTTCACCGAAGTGTTGCCAGCAGATGGTGACCCCTGGACGCTCCCCCTGGGCTGGGGCTATGCTGAGAGCTCGCTGGTTGTGAGGGGGACATCCAGCAACAGGAGCCCTAGAGCTTGCAAGGAGGGGTAGGAGGGTGGTGTCGGGCAGCACAGTCCCGCTGTCCCCAGGCCCCAGCTTCGGCCGAGGGCCGGGCACGGCGCCCGTAGGCTGAGCACCACGGCGTTTTCCGCCCTCGCAGCGCTGTTCCCATCCCCGAGCCCAGCTTCCCGCTCTACCTGGACGTGCTGGCTCCCTACGTGAACCAGGTGAATCTTATCCGAGCCGGGGTGCCCAAAATCGTAAGTAGACTTCACTCTGCCCTTTGTAGGGGAGGGGGACAGGCTCGTGCTAGGATGCAGCATGCTCCTCTGGGCTCTCTAGGGCTTCTGACAGGAGCCAGACTCAGAGTCGAGAAGGGTGCTCACACTGAgcctgttattttctttctcGTGCTTCCATGCCAGAAGCAAGGTGACCTCGcttgttccttctttctctcccaccaccaccacccctggcAAACAGGGCCTTTCCTAGTTTCTCTTtcaggatgttcaagctgggtggGTGGTCAGTCCGTAGGAGCTGTGGGAAATCTCTTCTCCTCCCTGCCTTCTAGAACAAGCTGGGTGGGTGGTCCGTCCATAGGAGCTGTGGgaaatctcttctgcttccccTCCCTGTCTTCTAGAACTTTGCGGGCCCAGACTCCCCTAGCATCCGCCCCCCCATCCTCATCCTCACCGTCAGGAAGTGGCCTGGGGTCAGCGAGCAGCAGGTCTACCGCGAGTTTCAGAACCTCTGCAAATTTGACGTCAGGAGGCTCACGCGGAGCCAGTTCCTGCTCATGACCAATAAGTTCAAGGAGTAGGTGCCTGGGCTCtcggcccgccccgcccccgggagCAGGCCAGGCCCCCGCGTCCCTGACTGTGCCCTTCCCTTGGCAGCACGCGGAGCATCCTGAAGGAGTACAGGTGCCACCCGACACTGCGGATCTCCCTGTACCGCTACTGGAGACACTCCCCGGACATCAACTGCCTGCTGCAGTAAGTGGCCGGCACGGAGCCTGCCTCGCGGGGCTGGTGGTCCCCGAGCGGGGCGAGTCGACACGGCTTGCTGGCTGGAGTGTGTTGTAAAGGGGTCGTAGACCCATAGACCCGTAGAGCACTGTggacctctttgcgacccccatggactgtagcccaccaggctcctccatccataggattttccaggcaaggggactggagtgggttgccatttccttctccaggggattttcccaacccaagggtcaaacccaggtctcctgcattgcaggcagatgctttaccatctgagccactaaggaagcctcTCCTGTAGGGAATAGCAGATTATTACTCGAGCATCTGCAatgcagtggcaacccactccagtattcttgcctagagaatcctgtggacggaggagcctggtgggctgctgtccatggggtcgcacagagtcggacacgactgaagcgacttagtatgcatgcgtgcattggagaaggaagtgtcaacccattccagtattcctgcctggacaatcccagggacagaggaacctggtgggctgccatctgtggggtcacacagagtcggacacgactgaagtgacttagcagtagcagcagcagcagcagcagcagacaatgaACAGGTGAATTGCATGGTCTGGTAggtgatgaaagagaaatgagCAGGGTCAGGAGGCAAGAGCGGTGGCCTGAGGGGAGGTTGCTCTTTGAAGGGGAAGATGGGGGCCCTTGTCGAAGACTggccaggaggggaagggagtgaGCCAAGCACACGGACAGTGGAGGGACCGGCATCCGTCCAAGCAGAGGGGGTGGTGGAGAGGGGGGCCCTCAAGTGGGGCCTCCTAGTGTTGTCGAGGGGCAGCGAGAAGCCACTGAGACAGGACAGAAGGGGCAGGAGGCGAGGCCGCAGAGGCTGGCAGGTCCCAATGGAGCGGAGGGCGCTGGGTGAGGACTGGGCGAAGCTGGGTCTCCATCGATAGTCCTGGCAGAGCAGTGGCGCATCGCTCCTCACTAAGACACTGGGGGACACAGGGCAGGAGTCGTCAGGAAGCCAGGCCACCTGGACACACGGTTCCATTGCAGCTTGTGCCCCTCGGTGACAGAGGGGTGATGGGGGTGGTGGAGCTGGGAGCCGACAGACAGGAGCACGGTCAAGTTTAAATCCAGGGTCTGGCGCCTGAGCAACTGGGAAGATGGGACTGCTCTTGACTGAGCTTCAAAGGTTTCGGATTCCCGTTAGGGGCCAGATCCACTGAAAACCACGTCGTCATCGTTGTCTAGTTGGCATAAAAACTCCTTCTATGTCAACCGCATGGTGGtggtggagtcgctcagtcgtgtccgactcttgcaaccccatagactgtagccttccaggctcttctgcccgtggaattttccaggcaagaatactgccatgggttgccattcccttctctgtgcAAGCCACACCGTTGGCATATAAGTAAGTTCTTTATGTTATAATCCCAAGAAACTATTAGCTGTGGCTTGTGTATGCATTAATACTACTTGTTGTCtgcttataaattaaacttttcttGTTTTGAAGTGAGATGTCTTTTTTTGTAGATGTCATATGATTAAGATATCATATTTGTAGATGTTCCTTTTGAGCATCTACATATATGAAATTTGAGAAACGTTAAATAATATAACCATGGGAAAATAACCTGCAGAGATGGAAGCCTGAGCAAATGTTTCGATAATAGGCAAAGAAACTAGCAAAACAGGCAAGATATTTTGGTGACaactaaatttaaatgaaatcttCATACAAAAtcccattaaaataaatgctgaaaattctGGAGAGAGCAAAAACTCTTGGCTGCTCAGCAGTCCATTTACCTCTCCTCCTCCAacgtaagccaccagggaagatgcccTCTGCGTCCCAGGGCTGGTCCAGCCTCGAGAAAACGTGGGCTCCGGAGGCACACAGAAAGAACATGCCATCCGGGCAAGCggaggtgggaagggagagggggcGGAGCCCGCGCCAGCCTCACCCGCTGGGTGCAGCCGGGGCCTCCGCGCGGGCCAGGCTGCTGACCCGGGTCCTTGTCTTGCAGAGTCTGCAGCGTCATTACCACCTGGGCCTTCATTGCGTTTCTCCTGGGAGGAGCTGGCCTGTGAGGGCAGCGAGGCCGCCTGCAGCTCCGTCCTGTCTGCACGCGACCCCCGTAGGGCTGTTTGCCTCACATCCTCCGTGCAAGTGGATCGGTACCGTCCCCACAGGAAACTGTGTTCTGGTTTCAACGTGAAAAAGTCTGTAAATATTATCACCGATAAGTCCTTTGTTTGTGGCCCAAACGTTTCTTTCTATAAATGACTGAGGAGAAGTAACGTCTCCTGGGCGTTTAAGCTCACGTTCCAGAGCATCTTCTGAACGGACAGCTAGGCATCCAGCGGAGCTGGCCACTGAGCGAGCCAAAGGCTCTGTTATTTCTGGCAGAGAAATCATTAGCCAATCGGTTGACAGGGATTTAGGCCTTAGAAATGGCCTACGTTTTAGTAAGGGGGAAAAGTAAAGCCAAGTGTCCATGTGCACAGGTGTtgatctgtttttatttattttggggtttctctttggggttttttggtttgtttgttttctgggtcAAAAATAGTTTTTACTGAGGAGAAAAGACTCCAGCCTACAAATGTGCTACTTGtagttaaaattttatatgtttaagTTGTAGAATATAGTATTTCATAGGTTAGAACAGAGAACAGTTAATATCAGAATCATGGAAAATGCCATGCAGAACAAGTAAATAGGACATCGTATTGTTAGGTTTGTGTAGCTCAACTCTAGTGAGTGTAAAGGTAGGTTGATTTTCCTTATTCATCTGTTCActgattcagcaaatatttactgaacttcTATGATGCCTAAGATGTTAGAACGTGTTTTTTGGATGTTTATGGTAATAGtcatttagtttttgttttttaattaggttGCCATTTATAAAATCATACACGGCCCCTGATGTTTTGCTAAGAAGCTTCCCCTCGGATAAATAGGGGTAGAGCAGACTACGGTTTTATGGTCCATGTTTGAGATAAACATTATAAACCATAAAGCATTAATACTCACTTTGGAAACAAAGTGACCTGTAGCACAGGTGTGTGCCCCGAAACAGGTAGgatcagattcttttctttcctcagcagTGACGTGCACGTCACTTGGCCTTATCGGGAGCTGTTCTCTGTTGGGGGTTGAACTTGGCTGGGCTGTGTGCTCAGCCTTGAACTTGACTTCATTATTCAGCAAAGCCTTGAGCTCTGTGCAAAAGAggttttttcctctgtaaaagCAGAAGTGTTAAGAGATGGCAGTCACCCAGAAGAAGAGTTTGGAAGCTGCCATTCTGGAACTCCCCTGTTGTCCTGGGGTGTGAGTGACACGCTgactgatgggctgctgtccctACAGCCTTCCGGGCAGCTCTTGTGTTCAGACCAGTGAAAGGCTTCCCTCGGTCGGGGGAAGGGGGCTTTGTCCATCTGTCCACACAGCGTCTTaggggaatttttttctttttttaatttatttggccgCACCAGGTCTTAACTGTGGCATGCAGGGAGTCTTAgttggcagcatgtgggatatagttctctgaccagggatcgaacccgggcacCCTGCATTGAtagcactgagtcttagccactggaccaccatggaagtcctgggggattttgttttgtttttgtcttcctaTTGGATATTCCTTTGTGTATGCTGTGGAAAATTCCCACTGTTTATGGGCTTTTGGGACCCTGTCTCATGGATGTGAGCCGTGCAGTCAGTAAGCAAACCTGGGAAGTGAAAACAGATTTCTCAGCTGAGCCTGTGCAGTGGCCATGTTGACCTCCTGGTGTCAGGGCGCTGAGCACTAAGCTGTCTTAGTTCTGGAGCAAGAGACCCTGTAGTTGTTTTATCAGATGTTACCCATTTGCTCTTTAACTCTTTGTCTCTTCATAAGTTGTTGCGGAGTCTGTGCTAAGGGTGCCCTCACCAGGGCCTCTGTGCTGCAGTCAGCGTCCTGCTGTCCATCTGTCCGTGGGGACCCCGGCTGGCTGCATGGTCTGCTTTCCCTCCTGGAGGAGGCTTTGGTGGTGGGATCTGAGCTGCTCAACCCATGACCTCGATCTGCTTCTGTTTATTAACTTCCCTGAGGATTCTCCACGGGTGCCGCGCTGGAGGTGCCGAGTCCAGGAAGCGCCCTGCTCGTACCACCTCCCACCCTGTGTCCCCAGACAGAGCCTCGGGGGCTTGGGGGGCAGCTCTGGGGCTCTTGCCCCCGCTCTCTCCTCAGCTCAGCTAGTTCTTCACGTCGGTGCATCTTGTGCCGTGCCTTCCCCGTCATCAAAGGAAAGAACCAAAGTGAGAAACAGATAAAGCAGACTCTCCCCTCCAGTCTGTGtgtacatgagtgtgtgtgtctcacgtcttccattgtttccctgtcttggctgcggtgaataatgctgcaggaAACGGTGGGTGTGCATATCTCTCTTTGatagtttgttttcatttcctttggatatatacccagaggtgggactgctggatcatatggtagtttcatttttaattttttgagaaacctcgaTGTCGTCCTCCATAGTGACTGAACCAGTTTACAGTCCCACCAGTCGTGCacatgggttgccttttccccaCAGCTTTGCCAGTACTCAACTTGCAACCTGTCGTCgtcttgataatagccattcgTACAGATGTGAGTTTATCTCATTGTCTCattgtgggtttgtttgttttgatttttttttttttttggctgtgccactggcttgtagggtcttagttcactgatcagggattgaacccaggccctggcggtgaaagcgccaagtcctgAATCCCAACCCCTGGACTGACAAGGGGATTCTCTCATTGtgggtggttttgatttgcatttctctgacagggctcagtggtgaagaacccacctgccatgcagaaggTGTAGGTTcaaccctgggttaggaaaatcctctggagaaggaaatagcaacccactcccagtattcttgcctaggaaatcctgtgGCCAGAAGACAgaggtgggccacagtccacggggtcgcagaggaGTCCGTCACAACTTGGCGCCTcagcaacaacaaacagcaacaatTAGTGACGCTGAGCACCTCtcatgtacctgttggtcatTTGAACGTCTtcattggaaaaatgtctatttggttTCTCTGCCTGTTTTAAAATtggactgtttgtttttttcttcattgaattatgtcagttctttatatactttggGGTGTTAACCCCTTATCTGATACAGATTTCCCCCACTCTCTGAAAGCAGAGCTTTCCTGTGAAACCTTCTGAAAGCCCCAATGGAGCAAAGGGAAGAAGCAGTTACCTGGGGACACATGTTGCTCGTAAAATGTCCAGATGGATGGggataaagcacagatgctcagagACAGTGAGGACCATAGAGTGGGGTGCCGAGGTGCTAGAGTGTAGCTCctgggggaggagcctggtaacgCCAGTCTTGCTCTTGAGGTGACGCTGCCCCTAGGACGTCTTGCTGCAAAACAAATACTGaacactgtctctgctttttatctttttccataaaaatgaaaaacttgatTCCTTTCAGCTAGGAATATCAGGTACTAATGTAGGCCTTttgaaaaagcaaagtggcttAAAACCAAAAGTGGGGGAGATCTCTCCATGGTTGTGCAgctctttctcccattctgcaggcTGCCTTTTTGTTGTGCTGATTGTCCATTTGGCAGCGCAGAAACGTTTAAATGTGATGTAGCCCCacgtgttaattttttttttcctctttctgctttt
The Bos javanicus breed banteng chromosome 9, ARS-OSU_banteng_1.0, whole genome shotgun sequence genome window above contains:
- the PNLDC1 gene encoding poly(A)-specific ribonuclease PNLDC1 isoform X4, coding for MNEEQEKKIKHNILTGNWKVRSSLDKDQIKVVIDEVTRWLDLAEEGDWMTLPGIAGFQAFEVQLVLRKALPDIWTVLRDQGVIVKKVSTQHRWYLETTSCDRESCWKEKILLSARGFSVFFQMLVKARKPLVGHNMMMDLLHLHEKFFRPLPESYDEFKLNIHNLFPVLIDTKNVTKDIWKELNFPRVSNLSEVYEVLNSDLNPTKNSGPVIIHASRCEKYVETKYPHEAAYDAFLCGSVLLKVAHLLLWKVHSAVPIPEPSFPLYLDVLAPYVNQVNLIRAGVPKIVSRLHSALCRGGGQARARMQHAPLGSLGLLTGARLRVEKGAHTEPVIFFLVLPCQKQGDLACSFFLSHHHHPWQTGPFLVSLSGCSSWVGGQSVGAVGNLFSSLPSRTSWVGGPSIGAVGNLFCFPSLSSRTLRAQTPLASAPPSSSSPSGSGLGSASSRSTASFRTSANLTSGGSRGASSCS